AGCGTGGCCAGCGGCTTCACCCTCGAGCAGGCCGTGGACGCCGCCACCCGGGCCCCGGCAGCCGCGTTGGGCCTGACCGACGTCGGCGAGATCCGGTCCGGTGCACGCGCCGACCTCGTCGCGCTCGACGACGAGCTGGCGGTGACGGACGTGATGCGCTCGGGTGTGTGGGCCACGCCCCGGTGACCGCGCAGCTGCTGCGCTCACGTGTGATCAAGCACCGCCATGAGCGGTTCGGGCACCTCGTCGAGCTCCATGGCCTCGACGAAGAGCTCGGCGTACTTGGCCTTGCGTCCCGACTGCGCCGAGAGGAACCGTCGCAGCACCGCTCCGGTGGGTCGCCCACGGTGCTCTGGCATGTGCGCGAGACGACGCAGGGAGCGACCCTCGCCCGCCCGCTCGACCACCGCCACGGCGTGCCCCACCCCGAGGGAGCGCACGAGCTCGTCCTCCAGGTCCACGATGCAGGCGTGGAAGCCGACCGTTGCCAAGGCGTCGATCTCACGCTCACGCGTCACGCCTGCGGCCGCGAGCCCGACCCGCAGCTGCTGCTTCTCACCGATGTCGTAGAGGCCGGCGAGGCGGAGGTCGAGCCCGTGCGGCCCGTACCTCGTCGCGAACGTGCGGACATTGCCGATGCCACCCATGGCGATGACCTCGACCCCCTCGCGCGCCAGGTCACGTCCCAGCCGCCGGGCAAGAGCGTGCAGGGCAGCCCGGTCACTGTTCCCCTCGACGAGGACGACGGCCTGCGGTTCGCTCACCGGACCATTTGGCGTC
Above is a window of Janibacter cremeus DNA encoding:
- a CDS encoding TOPRIM nucleotidyl transferase/hydrolase domain-containing protein; protein product: MSEPQAVVLVEGNSDRAALHALARRLGRDLAREGVEVIAMGGIGNVRTFATRYGPHGLDLRLAGLYDIGEKQQLRVGLAAAGVTREREIDALATVGFHACIVDLEDELVRSLGVGHAVAVVERAGEGRSLRRLAHMPEHRGRPTGAVLRRFLSAQSGRKAKYAELFVEAMELDEVPEPLMAVLDHT